One region of Psychrobacter sp. DAB_AL43B genomic DNA includes:
- a CDS encoding 6-pyruvoyl trahydropterin synthase family protein, with protein sequence MRIRKLFKFENAHIVRNCSSERCKHSIHGHSYQIELILEAKRLDHGQMVYDFGLLKSSIKDIIDSFDHAICFWSKDDPEYIAACKKFSARWISLPVSPSAEQFSRVIFFWAQEILQQTQMQNGEADVSVYSVIAHETATGYAQCFADDVANEQMGKLVLEDFEFSEQVRAEWDDSELYAKLIRGESFINPAVTMQVQAD encoded by the coding sequence ATGCGTATCCGTAAACTTTTTAAATTTGAAAATGCTCATATTGTGCGTAACTGTAGCTCTGAGCGCTGCAAACATTCGATTCATGGTCACAGCTATCAGATTGAATTGATTCTTGAGGCTAAGCGTTTAGACCACGGGCAGATGGTTTACGATTTTGGTTTATTAAAATCCTCTATTAAGGACATTATCGACAGCTTCGACCACGCTATTTGTTTTTGGAGTAAAGACGATCCTGAATATATCGCTGCCTGTAAGAAATTCAGTGCACGTTGGATAAGTTTGCCAGTATCTCCATCGGCAGAGCAGTTCTCACGCGTCATATTCTTTTGGGCGCAAGAGATTCTACAGCAAACTCAGATGCAAAATGGTGAAGCTGATGTCAGCGTTTACTCAGTGATTGCTCACGAAACCGCAACGGGCTACGCGCAGTGTTTTGCTGATGATGTGGCCAATGAGCAAATGGGTAAGCTGGTTTTAGAGGATTTTGAATTTAGCGAACAAGTTCGAGCTGAATGGGATGACTCTGAGCTGTATGCAAAGTTGATACGCGGTGAAAGCTTTATTAATCCAGCAGTAACCATGCAAGTACAGGCAGATTGA
- the tsaE gene encoding tRNA (adenosine(37)-N6)-threonylcarbamoyltransferase complex ATPase subunit type 1 TsaE, with amino-acid sequence MHNENSITGDKSVQTITLRSEKDTQRLAEQLAALPLTGSVWLAGDLGAGKTTLTRYWLQALGHKGAVKSPTYTLVEPYNIQQDDGTTKPIYHADLYRLQDPEELSFIGFDEYLDEPNALVIIEWASRADSYLPPPTLFIDIKQGFIDINQSNNDNNAKECRQVELRLSKARQAQGLDLSAIKI; translated from the coding sequence ATGCATAATGAGAACTCTATAACAGGTGATAAGTCTGTGCAAACGATAACACTGCGATCTGAAAAAGATACCCAGCGTTTGGCTGAGCAATTGGCAGCTTTGCCACTGACAGGTAGCGTGTGGTTAGCAGGCGATTTGGGTGCAGGTAAAACCACCCTGACTCGCTATTGGTTACAGGCACTAGGGCACAAGGGAGCGGTAAAGAGTCCGACTTATACCTTGGTAGAGCCTTATAATATTCAGCAAGATGACGGCACCACTAAACCCATCTATCATGCTGATTTATATCGTCTACAAGATCCAGAAGAGCTGTCTTTTATAGGCTTTGATGAGTATTTAGATGAGCCTAATGCGCTGGTTATTATTGAGTGGGCGAGTCGGGCGGACAGCTATCTTCCGCCACCGACCTTGTTTATTGATATAAAACAAGGGTTTATTGATATCAATCAAAGCAATAATGATAATAATGCTAAAGAATGCCGTCAAGTTGAGCTGCGATTATCAAAAGCAAGACAAGCGCAAGGACTGGATTTGTCAGCAATAAAAATCTAG
- the mutL gene encoding DNA mismatch repair endonuclease MutL — translation MPDNHSNTRIKKLSPLLINQLAAGEVVTRPAAVVKELLENAIDASARNIEIHITQGGMGLIEVIDNGIGIHPDDMVMAITRHATSKVADVANLHGITTLGFRGEALAATAAVSRLALTSSHDSSGIGRQLQVAGVLDDTPKLIPVVHHRGTTITVKDLYFNVPARRGNLKSIATEFSHIETIVREVALARADVALTLFHDNKKRLSLSINAISGNDNASRLPLSRLEQATGISLTEQSIEVAVDLSSLMQQSKGSLYNNNVHNGYANNESADTQPSISGWLWPSSDSQHNLPKLIYVNGRLVKEALISNQLRQLTQSAQLAGIGYALYFELPTQWLNINVHPSKQRIKISPLNNIMAHLNHAIHSKLKAVSVKKIASQQCEKVANNKVPNSNISKSKSFDTLFDTSLHQTSSTSHLTQNRRVQAPKQSYQLPDKPAESYIDESVGHRINTLNSPFKGTKPLPSCLDIITSLNGLATDSTVIEDIEGVKGKTLPWLLFYNQGKFLLINAEDWQSKMSLLFESHLFSGTVFSNHVFKKNNIANSATDINQQLATVSAQVSAQDLLAFIADIEELLTKYAIKTIDNNQLVGLMLSSSAE, via the coding sequence ATGCCCGATAACCATTCTAATACTCGCATTAAGAAATTATCGCCGCTGCTCATCAATCAATTGGCAGCGGGTGAGGTCGTGACACGTCCAGCCGCTGTAGTCAAAGAGCTGCTTGAAAATGCGATTGATGCTAGTGCCAGGAATATTGAGATACATATTACTCAAGGCGGTATGGGGCTCATAGAGGTTATTGATAATGGTATCGGCATTCACCCCGATGATATGGTGATGGCGATCACTCGTCATGCAACCAGTAAGGTCGCCGATGTGGCTAACTTGCATGGTATTACGACGTTGGGTTTTCGTGGTGAAGCATTGGCAGCAACGGCTGCCGTATCGCGTTTAGCCTTAACCAGTAGTCATGATAGCAGCGGGATTGGGCGTCAGTTGCAGGTCGCCGGTGTATTGGACGATACGCCAAAGCTGATACCGGTCGTACATCATCGAGGTACGACAATTACGGTAAAAGATTTATATTTTAATGTGCCAGCACGCCGCGGTAATTTGAAATCTATCGCGACTGAGTTCAGTCATATTGAAACGATTGTCCGTGAAGTGGCATTGGCGCGAGCCGATGTGGCATTGACGCTCTTTCATGATAATAAAAAGCGGCTGTCATTATCCATAAATGCTATAAGTGGTAATGATAATGCGAGTCGTCTGCCATTGTCACGTCTTGAGCAAGCGACTGGTATTTCGCTGACAGAGCAGTCAATTGAGGTGGCGGTTGATCTATCGAGCCTGATGCAGCAGTCCAAAGGTTCTCTTTATAACAACAATGTTCATAATGGATACGCCAATAATGAAAGTGCTGATACACAGCCTAGTATTAGTGGTTGGTTATGGCCTAGCAGTGATTCGCAGCATAACTTACCAAAATTAATCTACGTGAATGGTAGATTGGTAAAGGAAGCTTTGATTAGCAATCAACTCCGCCAACTCACTCAAAGTGCACAGTTGGCAGGTATTGGTTATGCGCTTTATTTTGAGTTGCCCACCCAATGGCTTAATATCAATGTCCATCCATCCAAACAGCGCATTAAAATCAGCCCACTTAATAACATCATGGCGCATTTAAACCATGCTATTCACTCAAAGTTAAAAGCAGTTAGTGTAAAAAAAATTGCTAGTCAGCAATGTGAAAAAGTGGCTAACAATAAAGTGCCGAACAGTAATATTTCTAAAAGCAAATCATTCGATACATTATTTGATACATCATTACACCAGACATCGTCTACCAGCCACTTAACGCAAAACAGACGAGTACAAGCTCCTAAACAGTCATATCAATTGCCTGATAAGCCAGCAGAATCTTATATTGATGAGTCTGTAGGTCATCGTATTAATACTTTAAATAGCCCGTTTAAAGGGACTAAACCTTTACCAAGTTGCTTAGATATTATTACCAGCTTGAATGGTCTAGCAACTGACTCTACTGTCATCGAAGATATTGAAGGTGTTAAAGGTAAGACACTACCTTGGCTATTATTTTATAATCAAGGTAAGTTCTTATTGATTAATGCCGAGGATTGGCAGTCAAAGATGAGCTTGTTGTTTGAGTCACATTTATTTAGCGGCACTGTCTTTAGCAATCATGTATTTAAGAAGAATAACATAGCAAATAGCGCTACCGATATTAATCAGCAACTGGCGACCGTCAGTGCGCAAGTGTCTGCACAAGATTTGCTAGCATTTATAGCAGATATTGAAGAATTGCTGACTAAATATGCCATTAAGACCATAGACAATAATCAATTAGTGGGATTGATGCTATCATCTTCAGCCGAATAA
- the miaA gene encoding tRNA (adenosine(37)-N6)-dimethylallyltransferase MiaA, whose translation MRLSSDSLSSSLSPNLADNSVVCLMAPTASGKTALAYELYDTGRYELISVDSALIYRDMNIGTAKPTATELARYPHYLVDIINPMQSYSVAEFVSDVARLIDRCHQNGKIPLLVGGTMMYYMALLDGLSPVPDSDNSVRARVEQWRQDEGIEALYDYLGKVDSVSHQRLNATDTQRITRAVEVYLQTAIPLSDWQRQPKQALAHNPKQQWHGLAVMPERPWLHERIEQRLDIMWAEGLVNEVIGLLERYTLTPNLPSMRCVGYRQVLEYLVHIKHPILEQPHLDKAQFYEAFGECEALITDKSKQHITTQRNMTQPQCQSHLLIPNSQTEALACQQMQNKALYATRQLAKRQYTWLRKLVQLSDNSTASLTNTASSSDMNDFKNNKIMLHSFTTMEQAREYLF comes from the coding sequence ATGCGACTTTCGTCTGATAGCCTATCTTCTAGCTTAAGTCCCAATTTAGCGGATAATAGCGTGGTGTGCTTGATGGCACCAACCGCAAGTGGTAAGACAGCCTTGGCTTATGAGCTTTATGATACTGGGCGTTATGAGCTAATTTCAGTAGATTCAGCGCTGATTTATCGTGACATGAATATCGGTACGGCGAAACCAACGGCCACTGAGCTGGCGCGTTATCCGCATTATTTAGTCGATATCATTAATCCTATGCAAAGTTATAGTGTCGCTGAATTTGTTAGCGATGTGGCACGTCTGATTGATCGTTGTCATCAAAACGGCAAGATACCACTGCTCGTAGGCGGTACCATGATGTATTACATGGCGCTACTTGATGGGTTGTCTCCTGTGCCTGATAGCGATAATAGCGTTCGCGCGCGCGTAGAGCAGTGGCGACAAGATGAAGGCATCGAGGCTTTATATGATTATCTAGGTAAAGTTGATTCTGTTAGCCACCAACGCCTAAATGCCACGGATACTCAGCGTATTACTCGCGCTGTCGAAGTCTATCTACAAACAGCCATCCCACTCAGTGATTGGCAGCGTCAGCCTAAGCAAGCCTTGGCACATAATCCAAAACAGCAATGGCATGGATTGGCAGTGATGCCTGAGCGTCCATGGCTGCATGAACGTATCGAGCAGCGTTTAGATATTATGTGGGCTGAAGGGCTGGTTAATGAGGTGATTGGTTTACTGGAGCGTTATACTTTGACACCCAACTTACCATCGATGCGCTGCGTTGGCTATCGGCAAGTATTGGAATATTTGGTACATATTAAGCACCCAATACTCGAGCAACCACATTTGGATAAAGCCCAGTTCTATGAGGCTTTTGGTGAATGTGAAGCACTAATTACTGATAAATCAAAACAACACATAACGACTCAACGGAACATGACTCAGCCACAATGCCAGTCGCATTTACTAATACCTAATAGTCAAACTGAGGCGCTTGCTTGTCAGCAAATGCAAAATAAGGCATTATATGCGACAAGACAGCTAGCAAAGCGCCAGTACACTTGGCTGCGCAAGTTGGTGCAACTGTCTGATAATTCAACAGCGTCACTAACGAACACCGCTTCATCTAGTGATATGAATGACTTTAAAAATAATAAGATAATGCTCCACTCGTTCACCACGATGGAGCAGGCGAGAGAGTATTTATTTTAG
- the hfq gene encoding RNA chaperone Hfq, with product MSKGQTLQDPFLNSLRKDRIPVSIFLVNGIKLQGQIESFDQYVVLLKNTVSQMVYKHAISTVVPARNPRSSTTPATGTQSQSAAPVGYQGSGMSSGSGFERGGNPTPASGGGFEERGFANRSGFNRGGFSQGQDRGFERGSFGQSQERGFERGGFGQDRGFEAPAENTDFDNKPNDESDDSSQ from the coding sequence ATGTCAAAAGGACAAACTTTACAAGATCCGTTCTTGAATTCGCTGCGCAAAGATCGTATACCAGTTTCTATTTTTTTAGTGAATGGCATCAAATTGCAGGGTCAAATAGAATCATTCGACCAATACGTGGTACTGCTTAAAAATACAGTGAGCCAAATGGTATATAAACACGCCATTTCAACAGTCGTACCAGCTCGTAACCCTCGAAGTAGCACAACGCCAGCTACTGGTACTCAAAGCCAAAGTGCTGCACCTGTGGGTTATCAAGGTAGTGGTATGAGCAGTGGCAGTGGTTTTGAGCGCGGTGGCAATCCTACCCCTGCTAGTGGCGGAGGTTTTGAAGAGCGCGGCTTTGCCAATCGTAGCGGCTTTAACCGTGGTGGCTTTAGCCAAGGTCAAGATCGCGGTTTTGAGCGAGGTAGCTTTGGTCAAAGTCAGGAGCGTGGTTTTGAGCGTGGTGGTTTTGGTCAAGATCGTGGTTTCGAAGCACCCGCAGAGAATACGGATTTCGACAATAAACCAAATGATGAATCTGATGATAGCAGCCAATAA
- a CDS encoding RecT family recombinase has translation MDNYNEIAVMEDQQYSPQQITLDDNLFNKCHRLAEMMAKGACTVPKHLQGNVGDCFAIIGQSLRWGMDPYAVAQKTHLVNGTLGYEAQLVIAVINNRAPITDRIKFEYFGDWSKVKAKDDKSTDVGVICRATFKGDDEPTELSLTMAQVGTVRNSPLWTADPRQQLAYLAAKRFSRLHCPDVILGVYTPDELADRGNNEAPRNVTPKSTNAGASALLNRVKKQPTAEAPVIEYYDTSELLVTIEQITDVKQIGPIGQEIKAMVESDAINIKDEDVDELRQALADQKQSIILADEYNNIMKHVKACESLDDVERMKDIITGKEQDFDAGDIKMLNDTLDVVAEDIGAQG, from the coding sequence ATGGACAACTATAATGAAATCGCAGTAATGGAAGATCAGCAATACTCACCACAGCAAATCACACTTGATGACAATCTTTTTAACAAGTGTCATCGCCTAGCTGAAATGATGGCTAAAGGCGCTTGTACTGTGCCAAAGCATCTACAAGGTAACGTCGGTGACTGCTTTGCAATTATTGGCCAATCATTACGTTGGGGTATGGACCCATACGCAGTAGCACAAAAAACACACTTGGTTAATGGCACGTTGGGGTATGAGGCACAGCTTGTTATCGCTGTTATCAACAACCGTGCACCTATCACTGACCGCATCAAGTTTGAATACTTCGGTGACTGGTCAAAGGTCAAGGCCAAAGATGATAAATCAACCGATGTGGGCGTCATCTGCCGAGCGACATTCAAAGGCGATGATGAGCCGACCGAATTATCATTAACCATGGCTCAGGTTGGTACCGTCCGCAACTCACCGCTATGGACTGCTGATCCAAGACAACAACTTGCTTACTTGGCTGCCAAGCGCTTTAGCCGTTTGCACTGTCCTGATGTCATCTTAGGCGTCTATACCCCTGATGAATTGGCTGACCGCGGTAATAACGAAGCTCCTCGTAACGTTACGCCTAAATCTACCAATGCTGGTGCGTCTGCCCTACTTAACCGTGTTAAGAAGCAGCCAACCGCTGAAGCACCAGTAATTGAGTATTACGATACGAGTGAATTGCTAGTCACGATTGAGCAAATTACCGATGTTAAGCAGATTGGTCCTATTGGCCAAGAGATTAAAGCGATGGTCGAAAGCGATGCTATCAACATTAAAGATGAAGATGTTGATGAGTTACGCCAAGCATTGGCTGATCAAAAGCAGTCAATCATCCTAGCTGATGAATACAACAATATCATGAAGCACGTCAAAGCCTGCGAATCACTTGATGACGTTGAGCGTATGAAAGACATTATTACCGGTAAAGAGCAGGACTTCGATGCCGGTGATATCAAGATGCTAAACGACACACTGGATGTTGTCGCTGAAGATATTGGTGCACAAGGTTAA
- a CDS encoding YqaJ viral recombinase family protein produces the protein MGTAIKFEQMKDANAISTKNLCREDWLNLRQSGIGGSDIAAIIGVSPYATAYNIYQSKTQPVNEETNEFAYWGTVLEGTVAREFSKRSGLKIQNVNFLMRHPEYRWAIANIDRAIINPAIKGNVRFKDGKLTTDQIVEIKTASEYVGKNWGNEESDEVPDQYQCQAQWYMGVTDTQVCHMAVLIGGNKYRQYKIERHQDFIDYLFDAAESFWTNNVLAGIEPDATTLQNAKDKYPRHNPDTTLDVALDSEVAKVFEHYESLKAKEKEVKAALELAQTDLICQIQENETLAIDGEVVATYKVQTSNRFNSSQFKKDMPELAEKYNKQSESRVMRVK, from the coding sequence ATGGGAACCGCAATCAAGTTTGAACAAATGAAAGACGCCAATGCGATAAGCACAAAGAATTTGTGCCGTGAAGATTGGCTTAATTTACGTCAAAGCGGTATCGGCGGCAGTGACATAGCAGCCATTATCGGTGTATCGCCCTACGCTACTGCTTACAATATCTACCAGTCTAAAACGCAGCCGGTGAATGAAGAAACCAACGAGTTTGCATACTGGGGCACCGTACTCGAGGGCACGGTAGCGCGCGAATTCTCTAAACGCAGTGGCCTTAAGATTCAAAACGTTAACTTCCTGATGCGCCACCCCGAATATCGTTGGGCCATCGCTAACATTGACCGCGCCATTATCAATCCAGCTATCAAAGGCAATGTGCGCTTTAAAGACGGCAAGCTGACGACTGATCAGATTGTCGAGATTAAAACCGCATCTGAGTACGTTGGTAAAAATTGGGGCAATGAGGAGTCGGACGAAGTGCCAGACCAGTACCAGTGCCAAGCTCAGTGGTATATGGGCGTAACTGATACGCAAGTCTGCCACATGGCTGTGCTGATTGGTGGCAACAAATACCGCCAGTACAAGATTGAACGTCATCAAGACTTCATTGATTACTTATTTGATGCGGCCGAAAGCTTCTGGACCAATAACGTATTAGCCGGTATCGAGCCTGATGCTACTACTCTGCAGAACGCCAAAGACAAATACCCACGCCACAATCCTGATACGACGCTTGACGTCGCACTGGATAGTGAGGTTGCCAAAGTGTTTGAGCATTACGAATCACTCAAGGCAAAAGAAAAGGAAGTGAAAGCCGCGCTCGAGCTCGCCCAGACCGACCTGATTTGTCAGATTCAAGAAAATGAGACATTGGCAATAGATGGTGAGGTGGTCGCTACTTACAAGGTGCAAACCAGCAACCGCTTTAACAGCAGCCAATTTAAAAAGGACATGCCGGAGCTTGCTGAGAAGTACAACAAGCAGAGCGAAAGCCGCGTCATGAGGGTTAAGTGA
- a CDS encoding DNA cytosine methyltransferase, with amino-acid sequence MNIEAVDLFCGIGGLTAGLIKSGIKVRAGYDIEPACRHGYEYNNDAAFVHKDVADVTADEIRGWYSEGAIRLLAGCAPCQPFSTYNQGKDTTLDKKWPLLYHFMRLIEDVKPELVTMENVPDVTKHKVYHDFVSKLEELGYTISANRVDCVQYGVPQTRKRHVLLASLVSKKMELIPPTHDKPVTVRDVIKGLPVLYSGKRNKEDSLHVCSQLNALNMRRIKASKPGGTWKDWPEDLVAQCHTKESGKSYGGVYGRMEWDKPAPTMTTQCFGFGNGRFGHPSQHRAISLREAAIFQTFPEDYQFFDGDFTIKSVGKMIGNAVPVRLGEIVGLSLLSIRVS; translated from the coding sequence ATGAATATAGAAGCAGTAGATTTGTTCTGTGGTATCGGCGGCCTTACGGCGGGTCTTATAAAGTCTGGAATTAAGGTAAGAGCAGGGTACGATATTGAGCCTGCCTGTCGTCATGGCTATGAATATAATAATGACGCTGCTTTTGTCCATAAAGATGTAGCAGATGTCACAGCAGATGAGATCAGAGGTTGGTATTCTGAAGGTGCTATTCGTCTCCTTGCAGGCTGTGCTCCTTGTCAGCCTTTCTCTACATATAATCAAGGAAAAGATACTACCTTAGATAAAAAGTGGCCACTTCTTTATCATTTTATGAGATTAATTGAAGATGTAAAGCCTGAGCTAGTAACGATGGAAAATGTGCCAGATGTTACTAAGCATAAGGTATATCATGACTTCGTTTCTAAACTTGAAGAGTTGGGTTATACAATATCAGCGAACAGAGTAGACTGCGTGCAGTATGGTGTGCCGCAAACACGTAAACGCCACGTATTGTTGGCAAGCTTGGTTTCTAAAAAGATGGAATTGATACCACCAACACATGATAAACCGGTCACAGTAAGGGATGTGATCAAAGGTTTACCTGTCTTGTACTCTGGCAAGAGAAATAAAGAGGATTCTCTGCATGTATGCTCACAACTTAATGCTCTCAATATGAGGCGCATTAAGGCATCTAAGCCAGGTGGAACGTGGAAAGATTGGCCAGAAGATTTAGTTGCTCAATGTCATACTAAAGAATCAGGAAAATCTTATGGTGGAGTTTACGGTCGTATGGAATGGGATAAGCCAGCTCCAACGATGACAACTCAGTGCTTTGGTTTTGGTAATGGACGTTTTGGACATCCATCACAGCATCGGGCTATATCATTACGTGAAGCAGCAATCTTCCAGACTTTTCCAGAAGATTACCAGTTTTTTGATGGCGACTTTACTATTAAATCAGTTGGAAAGATGATTGGTAATGCGGTGCCAGTCCGTTTAGGTGAGATAGTAGGGTTAAGCTTATTAAGTATTAGGGTTTCTTAA
- a CDS encoding MAE_28990/MAE_18760 family HEPN-like nuclease produces the protein MQINNVHLKIAYVEFLSRLTEVKNYVNFVNSIDQNYIGDKLIIDKDDLLLDLGILSADIQYVDIDALSAKYGEENSLEENIDSLKISVESISNKLQDVNLVEVNREIQKTLRASSYLLLYNILESTMSEAINAIHETISIERVDITDLSEKIHKVVLTSFKKALSNEKVSDFSKRNADVRETIMSLGYDKKKIFSGNIDADIINEYCNKYGFEPFPYTTEENDRLLYNKSVIQEIKLKRNNLAHGNESFESCGQGMVVGSLKGKLDNVEAILLAVFNGLNNFLESKRYLRNPNT, from the coding sequence ATGCAAATCAATAACGTTCACCTAAAAATTGCTTATGTAGAATTCCTAAGTCGATTAACTGAGGTTAAAAACTATGTTAATTTTGTTAATAGTATAGATCAAAATTATATTGGTGATAAATTAATTATTGATAAAGATGATTTACTACTAGACTTAGGAATATTATCTGCGGATATACAGTATGTAGATATTGATGCACTCAGTGCAAAATATGGAGAAGAAAATTCATTAGAAGAAAATATCGACTCTCTAAAAATAAGTGTAGAAAGTATAAGTAATAAATTGCAGGACGTTAACTTAGTAGAAGTAAATAGAGAGATACAAAAAACTTTGAGAGCGTCTAGCTATTTACTGCTTTACAATATATTAGAATCAACTATGTCAGAAGCCATTAATGCTATACATGAAACAATATCAATAGAAAGAGTGGATATAACTGATTTATCTGAAAAGATTCATAAAGTTGTTTTAACTTCTTTTAAAAAAGCTTTAAGTAACGAAAAAGTCAGCGACTTCTCTAAAAGGAATGCTGATGTGAGAGAAACAATAATGAGCTTAGGGTATGATAAGAAAAAAATATTTAGTGGGAATATTGATGCTGACATAATAAATGAATACTGTAATAAATATGGATTCGAGCCATTTCCCTATACAACAGAAGAAAACGATAGGCTTTTGTATAATAAATCAGTTATACAAGAAATAAAGTTAAAACGCAATAATCTAGCTCATGGTAATGAATCTTTTGAAAGTTGTGGTCAGGGTATGGTTGTGGGGTCTTTAAAAGGCAAGCTTGACAATGTAGAAGCTATCCTTCTAGCTGTTTTCAATGGACTCAATAATTTCCTAGAAAGCAAGCGCTATTTAAGAAACCCTAATACTTAA
- a CDS encoding DUF262 domain-containing protein produces the protein MSGLQLTLDGIPESDLISKEIKENQKLFDFDIKEYTLEFLVLKFDSSNDTQDIFIPDYQREFVWTKKQQSLFIESVLIGLPIPYIFVADIDEEEKEDADGRIEVVDGAQRIQTIDAYVNNKLKLVNLEKLPSLEGLYFKDLPMINQRRFLRTSIRMIELKRIDEDGRRIMFDRLNTGGTKLSNMEKRFGSTDSKTLELIKVLASDALYKEMTPMSITKSSRREREEYALRFFAYRKNYSQFGANNSNSVIDFINQFVDENDKIFNKDVEQEMRDIFKNMLIFVKDNFAHGFRKSSNSKSVSRIRFEATAVGSSLALNEDPDVSPSTTEWAYKDEDFLKMMRSDASNSRPKVINRIDFVKNKILGQDFYNHANQ, from the coding sequence ATGAGTGGATTACAATTAACATTAGACGGTATCCCCGAATCAGATCTAATATCAAAAGAAATTAAAGAAAATCAAAAGCTTTTTGATTTTGATATTAAGGAATACACACTTGAGTTTTTAGTCTTGAAATTTGATTCAAGTAATGACACACAAGACATATTTATTCCTGATTATCAGAGAGAGTTTGTCTGGACTAAAAAACAGCAGTCTTTGTTTATAGAGTCGGTTCTTATTGGTCTCCCAATACCCTATATTTTTGTAGCAGATATTGATGAGGAGGAAAAAGAAGATGCTGATGGTCGTATTGAAGTAGTTGATGGTGCACAAAGAATACAGACTATTGATGCATATGTTAATAATAAATTAAAACTTGTAAATCTAGAAAAACTACCTTCTCTAGAAGGTTTGTACTTTAAAGACTTACCCATGATAAATCAAAGAAGGTTTTTGAGAACATCAATCAGAATGATTGAGCTAAAACGTATTGATGAAGACGGTCGACGAATAATGTTTGACAGATTGAATACTGGAGGAACAAAACTATCCAATATGGAGAAAAGATTCGGATCTACTGACAGTAAAACACTGGAGCTTATTAAAGTTTTGGCTAGCGATGCATTATATAAAGAAATGACGCCGATGAGTATAACAAAATCTTCTCGGCGTGAGAGAGAAGAGTATGCACTTAGATTTTTCGCATATAGAAAAAACTATAGTCAATTTGGAGCTAATAATAGCAATAGTGTAATTGATTTTATCAACCAATTTGTTGATGAGAATGACAAAATTTTCAATAAAGATGTTGAGCAAGAAATGAGAGATATTTTTAAGAACATGCTTATTTTTGTGAAAGATAATTTTGCACATGGCTTTAGAAAATCTAGCAACTCTAAATCAGTGTCAAGAATTAGATTTGAGGCTACAGCTGTAGGATCTTCTTTAGCATTAAATGAGGATCCAGATGTAAGTCCCAGCACTACTGAATGGGCATATAAAGATGAAGATTTTCTTAAAATGATGCGTTCAGATGCAAGTAACTCAAGACCAAAAGTCATTAATCGTATCGACTTTGTTAAGAATAAAATTTTAGGACAGGATTTTTACAATCATGCAAATCAATAA
- a CDS encoding S24 family peptidase — translation MPVISWVAAGSFSDVMPVTIDDVIDWIPRPQHLSKRAFGLIIQGRSMWPEFKPDEIIYVEPEISPWDLKDGDLVVIHCTDDKQATFKQLIMGNGPEDMYLKPLNPDWPDQKIVPMGECMLVGIVDSKVTRYR, via the coding sequence GTGCCTGTAATCAGTTGGGTGGCGGCTGGTAGTTTTTCAGATGTGATGCCGGTAACGATAGATGATGTGATCGATTGGATACCACGACCACAGCACTTATCTAAGCGCGCATTTGGATTGATCATTCAGGGGCGCAGCATGTGGCCTGAATTTAAACCCGATGAGATTATTTATGTAGAGCCTGAGATATCTCCATGGGATTTGAAAGATGGCGACTTAGTGGTTATCCACTGCACCGATGATAAGCAGGCCACGTTTAAGCAGTTGATCATGGGTAATGGTCCTGAAGACATGTACCTAAAGCCACTGAATCCAGACTGGCCTGATCAAAAGATAGTGCCTATGGGTGAATGTATGCTTGTTGGTATCGTTGACAGCAAAGTAACCAGGTATAGATGA